A DNA window from Microcystis aeruginosa NIES-843 contains the following coding sequences:
- a CDS encoding NADP-dependent isocitrate dehydrogenase — translation MTVSYEKITPPTTGSTITFSDGKPLVPDDPIIPFIRGDGTGVDIWPATAKVIDAAIATAYAGQRKIHWFKVYAGDEACEIYGTYQYLPQDTLTAIKEYGIAIKGPLTTPIGGGIRSLNVALRQIFDLYACVRPCRYYAGTPSPHKTPEKLDVIVYRENTEDIYLGIEWKQGTEIADKLINYLNSELIPATPEHGKKQIPLDAGIGIKPISKTGSQRLVRRAIERALTLPKPKNQVTLVHKGNIMKYTEGAFRDWGYELAKSEFRDVCVTEMESWILSNKEKNPDLSIEDNARMVEPGYDALTDEKKAKICQEVTSVLDAIWETHGHGQWKDKIMVNDRIADSIFQQIQTRPDEYSILATMNLNGDYLSDAAAAIVGGLGMGPGANIGDTCAIFEATHGTAPKHAGLDRINPGSVILSGVMMLEYMGWQEAADLIKKGIAAAIANRQVTYDLARLMEPPVNPPLKCSEFADAIISHFGD, via the coding sequence ATGACTGTGAGCTACGAAAAAATCACCCCACCGACAACAGGCTCGACAATTACTTTTTCTGACGGAAAACCTCTAGTTCCCGACGATCCCATCATTCCCTTCATTCGTGGTGACGGTACGGGAGTCGATATCTGGCCCGCAACCGCAAAAGTTATCGATGCAGCGATCGCCACAGCCTACGCTGGTCAAAGGAAAATCCATTGGTTTAAAGTCTATGCTGGCGATGAAGCTTGCGAAATCTACGGGACTTATCAATATCTACCCCAAGATACCTTGACAGCGATTAAAGAATATGGTATTGCCATCAAAGGTCCCTTGACCACTCCCATCGGTGGCGGCATTCGTTCCCTGAATGTGGCTCTGCGGCAGATTTTTGACCTTTATGCCTGTGTTCGTCCCTGTCGTTACTATGCGGGAACCCCTTCCCCCCATAAAACCCCGGAAAAACTCGATGTCATCGTCTATCGGGAAAATACCGAGGATATTTATCTGGGCATCGAATGGAAACAAGGCACGGAAATCGCCGATAAACTGATTAATTATCTCAACAGCGAACTAATTCCCGCCACTCCCGAACACGGTAAAAAACAAATTCCCCTCGATGCGGGTATCGGGATCAAACCGATTAGTAAGACGGGTTCCCAAAGATTAGTCCGCCGGGCGATCGAACGAGCGCTGACTTTACCGAAACCGAAAAATCAGGTTACTCTCGTCCATAAGGGTAACATTATGAAATATACCGAAGGGGCGTTTCGGGATTGGGGTTACGAATTAGCTAAAAGTGAATTCCGGGATGTGTGCGTTACCGAGATGGAATCATGGATCCTGAGCAATAAGGAGAAAAACCCTGATCTGAGCATCGAAGATAACGCCCGCATGGTGGAACCGGGTTATGATGCCCTCACGGACGAGAAAAAAGCCAAAATCTGCCAAGAAGTGACCAGTGTTCTCGATGCTATCTGGGAAACCCACGGCCATGGCCAGTGGAAAGATAAAATTATGGTTAACGATCGCATTGCCGATAGTATCTTCCAACAGATCCAAACCCGTCCCGATGAATACTCGATCCTCGCTACCATGAACCTGAATGGTGATTATCTCTCCGATGCGGCAGCGGCGATCGTGGGTGGTTTAGGGATGGGACCCGGGGCGAATATTGGCGATACTTGCGCTATTTTTGAGGCAACCCACGGCACAGCCCCTAAACACGCCGGTTTAGACCGAATTAACCCCGGTTCGGTGATTCTTTCTGGGGTGATGATGTTGGAATACATGGGATGGCAAGAAGCGGCCGATTTGATTAAAAAAGGCATCGCAGCGGCGATCGCTAATCGACAAGTTACCTACGATTTAGCGCGTCTGATGGAACCTCCCGTTAATCCTCCTCTGAAATGTTCCGAATTTGCCGATGCAATCATCTCCCATTTTGGGGATTAA
- a CDS encoding TetR/AcrR family transcriptional regulator, translating to MQSLFRRSLAETNSGEEDTRSRILQAALRLFAAKGYEGTTTKDLAGSANVAEGTLFRYFPNKKAILIEVATRGWVDILTDLLTELSEMGSYKAVAQVMRRRVLRMRENSDLLRVCFIEAQFHPELKERIQSEVIAKMTDVAEAFFQTAIDRGVYRPMNPKIVAQVFLGMFAIAGFSSETILDSNASPLALQEMAEGIAEIFLNGVLVK from the coding sequence ATGCAAAGTCTTTTTCGACGTTCCCTAGCTGAGACCAATTCTGGGGAAGAAGATACCCGTAGTCGTATTCTACAGGCCGCTTTACGTTTATTTGCCGCTAAGGGTTATGAAGGAACCACGACCAAAGACCTAGCAGGAAGCGCAAATGTGGCAGAAGGAACTTTATTTCGTTATTTTCCCAACAAAAAGGCGATTTTAATCGAAGTGGCCACTAGGGGATGGGTGGATATTCTCACCGACTTGCTGACGGAATTGAGCGAAATGGGCAGTTATAAAGCGGTAGCGCAGGTGATGCGACGTAGGGTGTTGAGAATGCGAGAAAATAGCGATTTATTGCGAGTTTGTTTTATAGAGGCGCAATTTCACCCCGAATTAAAAGAGCGAATTCAATCGGAGGTAATTGCTAAAATGACCGATGTGGCCGAGGCTTTTTTTCAAACAGCGATCGATCGTGGTGTCTATCGTCCCATGAATCCGAAAATTGTCGCCCAGGTTTTTCTAGGAATGTTCGCAATTGCCGGTTTTTCCAGTGAAACTATTTTAGATAGTAATGCTTCCCCCTTAGCTTTACAAGAAATGGCCGAAGGTATTGCCGAAATTTTTCTGAATGGAGTGTTAGTTAAGTAG
- a CDS encoding protein kinase domain-containing protein, whose amino-acid sequence MKPCYCINPDCSQPEHPSNNNSNTRYCQSCGSELLLNGKYRVSRLLSDTTGFGVVYEAFEGFTAKILKVLQEKCNNDPKAVELFKREYDVLLELSRQNVTGVPRADAYFQYSTREGKILHCLVMEKVEGINLEQWLNQYDNLSQKRALKWLREITLILDKIHQQNWLHRDIKPPNIMLRNSGELVLIDFGTAREETQTYHQKVKGQQVTGIISRGYTPNEQQHGQAVIQSDFHALGRTFVHLLTGKHPLEMYDPINDVLPWREETENIHPLLLDFIDELMGRLPRNRPANTRVILQRLDEIERQLKLPPITPNRPSPPAQRNPQPVVTQKQSPVIPKINSSPPVSPVAVPKKTPAQPVKNNNLRNRMIALGGVLLLGIGITQGYGYFKSQEVNPQIAPINSPTNKLTTRKKISEHSFLDKTLTGHSDSVQSVVYSPDGRYLASGSGDKTIKISGVATGKQLRTLTGHSDTVSSLVYSPDGRYLASGSNDKTIKIWEVATGKQLRTLTGHYGEVYSVVYSPDGRYLASGSWDKTIKIWEVATGKQLRTLTGHSSPVLSVVYSPDGRYLASGNGDKTIKIWEVATGKQLRTLTGHSGSVWSVVYSPDGSYLASGNGDKTTKIWEVATGKQLRTLTGHSKVVWSVVYSPDGRYLASGSWDKTIKIWEVATGKQLRTLTGHSSPVYSVVYSPDGRYLASGSGDETIKIWRVGQ is encoded by the coding sequence ATGAAACCCTGTTACTGCATTAATCCCGATTGTTCTCAACCGGAGCATCCGAGCAATAATAACTCGAATACTCGTTACTGTCAAAGTTGCGGCTCTGAGTTGTTGTTAAATGGTAAATATAGGGTAAGTCGGTTATTGAGTGATACGACTGGTTTTGGGGTTGTTTATGAAGCTTTTGAAGGTTTTACAGCCAAAATCCTCAAGGTATTACAAGAAAAATGTAATAATGACCCGAAGGCAGTGGAATTATTTAAACGGGAATATGACGTTTTATTAGAGTTGAGTCGTCAAAATGTCACCGGTGTTCCTCGAGCAGATGCCTATTTTCAATATTCCACGAGGGAGGGGAAAATATTACACTGTTTAGTTATGGAAAAAGTGGAGGGGATTAATTTAGAACAGTGGCTCAACCAGTATGATAATTTAAGTCAAAAACGAGCCTTAAAATGGCTGAGAGAAATTACTTTAATTCTCGATAAAATTCATCAACAGAATTGGCTGCATCGAGATATTAAACCTCCTAATATCATGTTGCGGAATAGTGGCGAGTTGGTGTTAATTGATTTTGGGACAGCAAGGGAAGAAACCCAAACCTATCATCAAAAGGTAAAAGGTCAACAGGTGACAGGTATTATCTCACGCGGATATACACCCAATGAACAACAACATGGCCAAGCGGTGATTCAATCAGATTTTCATGCTTTAGGACGAACTTTTGTACATTTATTAACCGGAAAACATCCCTTAGAAATGTATGATCCGATTAATGATGTTTTACCTTGGCGAGAAGAAACGGAAAATATTCACCCGTTATTGTTGGATTTTATTGATGAGTTGATGGGGAGATTACCAAGGAATAGACCGGCTAATACTAGGGTGATTTTACAACGTTTGGATGAGATTGAACGGCAATTAAAGTTACCTCCTATAACTCCTAATAGACCATCTCCACCAGCACAACGAAATCCGCAGCCTGTTGTAACTCAAAAACAATCGCCAGTTATTCCTAAGATTAATTCTTCTCCGCCGGTTTCACCCGTAGCTGTACCCAAAAAAACACCAGCACAACCGGTTAAAAATAATAATCTGAGAAATAGAATGATAGCTCTTGGTGGAGTTTTGTTATTAGGGATAGGAATAACTCAAGGTTACGGTTATTTTAAAAGTCAAGAAGTAAATCCTCAAATTGCACCAATAAACTCACCCACCAATAAACTCACCACAAGAAAAAAAATTTCAGAACATAGTTTTCTCGATAAAACCCTAACTGGTCATTCTGACTCAGTTCAATCAGTAGTATATAGTCCCGATGGCCGCTATTTAGCTAGTGGGAGTGGTGACAAAACTATCAAAATTTCGGGGGTAGCAACGGGAAAACAATTGCGTACTCTTACCGGTCATTCTGATACGGTTTCGTCACTGGTATATAGTCCCGATGGCCGCTATTTAGCTAGTGGGAGTAATGACAAAACTATCAAAATTTGGGAGGTAGCAACGGGAAAACAATTGCGTACTCTTACTGGTCATTATGGGGAGGTTTACTCAGTGGTATATAGTCCCGATGGCCGCTATTTAGCCAGTGGGAGTTGGGACAAAACTATCAAAATTTGGGAGGTAGCAACGGGAAAACAATTGCGTACCCTTACTGGTCATTCTAGCCCAGTTTTATCAGTGGTATATAGTCCCGATGGCCGCTATTTAGCTAGTGGGAATGGTGACAAAACTATCAAAATTTGGGAGGTAGCAACGGGAAAACAATTGCGTACTCTTACTGGTCATTCTGGTAGTGTTTGGTCAGTGGTATATAGTCCCGATGGCAGCTATTTAGCTAGTGGGAATGGTGACAAAACTACCAAAATTTGGGAGGTAGCAACGGGAAAACAATTGCGTACCCTTACTGGTCATTCTAAGGTGGTTTGGTCAGTAGTATATAGTCCCGATGGCCGCTATTTAGCCAGTGGGAGTTGGGACAAAACTATCAAAATTTGGGAGGTAGCAACGGGAAAACAATTGCGTACCCTTACTGGTCATTCTAGTCCGGTTTACTCAGTGGTATATAGTCCCGATGGCCGCTATTTAGCTAGTGGTAGTGGTGACGAAACTATCAAAATTTGGCGGGTGGGACAGTAA
- a CDS encoding helix-turn-helix domain-containing protein, whose translation MTLTFNPEKYKELLARHLPKVIKTEAENEKALAIVEELMHRQQRTPEEDQLYELLIFLIENFEKSFYLQESTTPHSMLLFLMEQQSVNKKDIAIILGSDKIASSLIKGKGSITQEQAKLLGHFFNVDYSLLM comes from the coding sequence ATGACCCTTACTTTTAATCCAGAAAAATACAAAGAATTACTAGCTCGCCATTTACCTAAAGTTATTAAAACAGAGGCAGAAAATGAAAAAGCTTTGGCTATTGTGGAAGAATTAATGCACCGTCAGCAGCGAACTCCCGAAGAAGATCAACTTTATGAGCTTCTAATTTTTTTAATTGAGAATTTTGAAAAAAGCTTTTATCTACAGGAATCAACCACACCTCATTCTATGTTATTGTTTTTGATGGAACAGCAAAGCGTTAATAAGAAAGACATAGCCATAATCCTTGGATCTGACAAAATTGCCTCTAGTTTAATTAAAGGAAAAGGGTCAATTACCCAAGAACAGGCGAAATTATTAGGACATTTCTTTAATGTAGATTATAGTTTGTTGATGTAG
- a CDS encoding type II toxin-antitoxin system HigB family toxin translates to MHVISYRRLREFTNKHADSRIALENWYKIASQAIWYNLVEVQTVFPKAEAVGNFTVFNIKGNSYRLITSIDYQKRLIYIKYVLTHAEYDKEQWKNDPYF, encoded by the coding sequence ATGCACGTCATCAGCTATCGAAGACTACGAGAATTTACGAATAAACACGCTGATTCCCGAATAGCTTTAGAGAATTGGTATAAAATTGCCAGTCAAGCGATTTGGTATAATTTAGTTGAGGTTCAAACAGTATTTCCTAAAGCAGAAGCAGTTGGTAACTTTACTGTTTTTAACATTAAAGGGAATAGTTATCGTCTCATAACCAGTATCGATTATCAGAAGCGGCTAATTTATATCAAGTATGTTTTAACTCACGCTGAATACGATAAGGAGCAATGGAAAAATGACCCTTACTTTTAA
- a CDS encoding type II toxin-antitoxin system VapC family toxin, with the protein MYLLDTDHISILDRGGQQAQQLLKKLAAITSSEVATTIITYEEQMRGWLSYIAKTSSIETQVVAYRRLEKHLANYRTIPIVGFDEKAGQVFQELRVTYPRLGSMDLKIAAISMVNQAILLTRNLSDFGQIAGLRAEDWTITGN; encoded by the coding sequence ATGTATCTCCTTGATACCGATCATATTAGCATTCTCGATCGCGGGGGACAACAGGCACAACAACTGCTGAAAAAACTGGCTGCTATTACAAGCAGCGAAGTTGCCACCACAATTATCACCTACGAAGAACAAATGCGGGGATGGCTCAGTTACATAGCCAAGACCAGTTCGATTGAAACCCAAGTTGTTGCCTATCGAAGGCTAGAAAAGCACCTCGCTAATTATCGCACGATTCCCATTGTCGGCTTTGATGAAAAGGCAGGTCAAGTTTTTCAAGAACTTCGGGTAACTTACCCTCGTTTGGGTTCGATGGATTTGAAGATTGCTGCTATCTCAATGGTTAATCAGGCTATCCTGCTGACGAGAAATCTCTCAGATTTTGGGCAAATTGCCGGTTTAAGAGCAGAAGATTGGACGATTACAGGCAACTGA
- a CDS encoding RNA-guided endonuclease InsQ/TnpB family protein produces MEKAYSFRFYPTPEQESLLRRTLGCVRLVYNKALHERTQAWYEKQERVGYAQTSSMLTDWKKQEELNFLNEVSCVPLQQGLRHLQTAFTNFFAGRTKYPSFKKKHQGGSAEFTKSAFKFKDKQIYLAKCTEPLPIRWSRHIPESCEPSTVTVRLHPSGRWHISIRFDDPTIKPLPVTDKAIGIDLGISSLVITSDGDKVSNPEHFKKHYRRLRKAQKSLSRKQKGSKNREKARIKVARIHAQITDSRKDHLHKLTTQLVRENQTIVVENLAVKNMVKNPKLSQAISDVSWGEITRQLAYKCRWYGRNYIEIDRWFPSSKRCSNCGHIVEKMPLNVREWDCPDCGTHHDRDVNASKNILAAGLAVSVCRATIRPEQSKSVKAGAEPRKGKKQKPKS; encoded by the coding sequence ATGGAAAAAGCCTATTCGTTTCGATTTTACCCAACACCCGAACAAGAGTCGCTATTGCGGCGCACATTGGGCTGTGTAAGATTAGTTTACAACAAAGCTCTCCACGAACGAACACAAGCTTGGTACGAAAAGCAAGAAAGAGTAGGCTACGCTCAAACTTCTTCAATGCTAACTGATTGGAAAAAGCAAGAAGAATTAAACTTTCTCAATGAAGTAAGCTGTGTACCCTTACAACAAGGGTTAAGACATTTACAAACAGCTTTCACTAATTTCTTTGCTGGTCGTACTAAGTATCCTAGCTTTAAGAAAAAACATCAGGGAGGAAGTGCCGAATTTACCAAGTCTGCTTTTAAATTCAAAGACAAACAAATCTATTTAGCTAAATGCACAGAACCTTTACCTATTCGATGGTCAAGACACATCCCAGAAAGCTGTGAACCAAGTACAGTAACAGTCAGATTACATCCCTCAGGACGTTGGCATATTTCAATTAGATTTGATGACCCAACGATTAAGCCATTACCAGTAACAGATAAAGCCATTGGAATTGACTTAGGAATTAGTAGCCTTGTCATTACCAGCGATGGTGACAAAGTATCTAATCCTGAGCATTTTAAAAAGCATTATCGGAGACTGCGAAAGGCCCAAAAAAGCCTTTCTAGAAAACAGAAAGGGTCAAAAAATCGGGAAAAAGCAAGAATCAAAGTAGCAAGGATTCACGCTCAAATCACCGATAGCAGGAAAGACCATTTACACAAGCTAACCACTCAATTAGTTCGTGAAAACCAAACGATTGTGGTTGAGAATTTAGCCGTCAAGAATATGGTCAAAAACCCGAAATTATCTCAGGCAATATCTGACGTTAGCTGGGGAGAAATCACTCGACAATTAGCCTATAAATGCCGTTGGTATGGGAGAAATTACATCGAAATAGATAGATGGTTTCCTAGCTCTAAAAGGTGTAGTAATTGCGGGCATATTGTCGAAAAGATGCCGTTAAATGTTCGAGAATGGGATTGTCCAGACTGTGGGACACACCATGACCGAGATGTTAACGCTAGTAAAAATATTTTGGCCGCAGGGCTTGCGGTGTCAGTCTGTAGAGCGACCATAAGACCAGAACAGAGTAAATCTGTTAAGGCAGGTGCGGAACCCCGCAAGGGAAAGAAGCAGAAACCTAAATCGTGA
- a CDS encoding DUF2191 domain-containing protein: MADALKATGLSYSLCDKFNLYSSDRSLCPLCLCGSFPSLFIAGSLH; this comes from the coding sequence ATGGCTGATGCTCTTAAAGCTACTGGACTCTCTTATTCTTTGTGTGATAAATTTAACTTATATAGTAGTGATCGATCTTTGTGTCCTTTGTGTCTCTGTGGTTCGTTCCCCTCACTATTTATTGCCGGCAGTCTTCATTGA
- the dxs gene encoding 1-deoxy-D-xylulose-5-phosphate synthase, with the protein MHLSEITHPNQLHGLSLRQLEDIARQIREKHLQTIAATGGHLGPGLGVVELTIALYQTLDLDRDKVLWDVGHQAYPHKLLTGRYNDFHTLRQKDGIAGYLKRCESKFDHFGAGHASTSISAGLGMALARDAKGEDFKVVSIIGDGALTGGMALEAINHAGHLPNTNIMVILNDNEMSISPNVGAISRYLNKVRLSEPVQFIADNLEEQFKNLPFFGDSLTPEMERVKEGMKRLAVPKVGAVIEELGFKYFGPIDGHNIPELIATFKQAHKVHGPVFVHVATVKGKGYEWAEKDQVGYHAQNPFNLATGKPIPSSKPKPPAYSKVFGHTLTKLAENDPRIIGITAAMATGTGLDKFQAKLPKQYIDVGIAEQHAVTLAGGLACEGMRPVVTIYSTFLQRAFDQIIHDICIQNLPVFFCMDRAGIVGADGPTHQGMYDIAYLRCIPNMTIMAPKDEAELQRMVVTGINHTSGPIAMRYPRGNGLGVPLMEEGWEALPIGKGEILRSGDDILLLGYGTMVNTSLQVAEILSEHGIEATVVNARFVKPLDTELIFPLAQRLGKVVTLEEGCLMGGFGSAVLEALQDANILVPVKRFGVPDKLVDHATPEESFADLGLTSPQIAQQVLAAFFSQKQTANVG; encoded by the coding sequence ATGCACCTAAGTGAAATTACTCATCCCAACCAGTTACATGGTTTATCACTCCGTCAATTAGAAGATATTGCCCGTCAGATTCGCGAAAAACACCTCCAGACGATCGCCGCTACCGGTGGACATTTGGGACCGGGGTTAGGAGTCGTAGAACTAACGATCGCCCTTTACCAGACCCTCGATCTCGATCGAGATAAAGTCCTTTGGGACGTGGGACACCAAGCTTATCCGCACAAACTCCTTACCGGTCGCTATAACGATTTTCACACCCTGCGCCAAAAAGACGGCATTGCGGGCTATCTAAAACGTTGCGAGAGCAAATTTGACCATTTTGGGGCTGGACACGCCTCTACGAGCATTTCTGCGGGGTTAGGAATGGCTTTAGCCCGGGATGCCAAGGGGGAAGATTTCAAGGTGGTATCGATCATCGGGGATGGCGCTTTAACCGGGGGTATGGCCCTAGAGGCGATTAACCATGCTGGACATTTACCGAACACCAACATCATGGTTATCCTCAACGATAACGAGATGTCCATTTCCCCCAACGTCGGGGCAATTTCCCGCTATCTCAATAAAGTTCGTCTAAGCGAACCCGTCCAGTTTATCGCCGATAATCTCGAAGAACAATTTAAAAATCTACCCTTCTTCGGGGATTCCCTCACTCCCGAAATGGAACGAGTCAAAGAAGGGATGAAACGGTTAGCAGTTCCCAAGGTTGGCGCGGTCATCGAAGAATTGGGCTTTAAATATTTTGGCCCGATTGATGGTCATAATATTCCCGAATTAATCGCCACTTTTAAACAGGCCCATAAGGTCCACGGACCGGTTTTCGTCCACGTTGCCACCGTTAAAGGCAAAGGCTACGAATGGGCCGAAAAAGATCAAGTGGGTTATCATGCCCAAAATCCCTTTAATTTAGCCACGGGTAAACCGATTCCCTCCAGTAAACCGAAACCCCCCGCTTATTCTAAAGTTTTCGGGCATACTCTCACTAAATTAGCGGAAAATGACCCGCGCATTATCGGTATCACCGCCGCCATGGCTACTGGGACGGGATTAGACAAATTTCAAGCAAAACTGCCGAAACAGTACATCGATGTGGGAATTGCCGAACAACACGCCGTTACTCTCGCTGGTGGTCTTGCTTGCGAAGGAATGCGCCCGGTTGTCACTATTTACTCTACTTTCCTGCAGCGGGCTTTTGATCAGATTATTCACGATATCTGCATTCAAAATCTACCGGTTTTCTTCTGCATGGACCGGGCCGGTATTGTCGGGGCCGATGGACCGACCCACCAAGGGATGTACGATATCGCCTACCTGCGTTGTATCCCCAATATGACCATTATGGCCCCCAAAGATGAGGCGGAACTGCAAAGAATGGTGGTGACGGGGATTAATCATACCAGCGGCCCCATTGCCATGCGTTACCCCCGGGGCAACGGTTTGGGGGTTCCCCTGATGGAAGAAGGTTGGGAAGCTTTACCCATCGGTAAGGGCGAAATTCTCCGCAGTGGCGATGATATTCTCCTGTTGGGATACGGCACGATGGTCAACACTTCCCTACAGGTGGCCGAAATCCTCAGCGAACACGGCATCGAAGCCACAGTGGTTAATGCTCGTTTTGTCAAGCCCCTTGATACAGAACTTATCTTTCCCCTTGCCCAACGTCTTGGTAAGGTGGTGACTTTAGAAGAAGGTTGTTTGATGGGTGGTTTTGGTTCTGCGGTTTTGGAAGCTTTACAGGATGCTAATATTCTAGTTCCGGTCAAGCGTTTCGGGGTTCCCGATAAATTAGTGGACCACGCAACACCAGAGGAATCCTTCGCTGATTTGGGTTTAACCAGTCCCCAGATTGCCCAACAGGTTTTAGCGGCATTTTTTAGCCAAAAACAAACCGCTAACGTTGGTTAA
- the larB gene encoding nickel pincer cofactor biosynthesis protein LarB produces the protein MFHAADLRSLLTAVARGEINPETALDKLKHLAFEPVEDFAKIDHHRQLRTGFPEVIWGPGKTTAQIAQIINVLRQNSPVVMATRIEAEIAAQLQEQVTDLVYYPLARICAIAASAPENPPKGIISILTAGTADIPVAEEAAVTAQLCGFSVQRLWDVGVAGIHRLLNHRHLLDAADVLIVVAGMEGALPSVVAGLVDRPVIAVPTSIGYGTSFGGIAPLLTMLNSCAVGIGVVNIDNGFGAAMLAGQILRTAARLA, from the coding sequence ATGTTCCATGCTGCCGATTTGCGATCGCTGCTGACCGCCGTTGCCAGAGGAGAAATTAACCCGGAGACAGCCTTAGATAAACTTAAACATCTGGCCTTTGAACCGGTGGAAGACTTCGCTAAAATTGACCATCATCGTCAATTAAGAACGGGATTTCCAGAGGTTATCTGGGGGCCGGGTAAAACCACCGCTCAAATCGCCCAAATTATCAATGTTTTGCGTCAAAATAGTCCCGTGGTTATGGCCACCCGCATTGAAGCAGAGATAGCAGCTCAGCTACAGGAACAGGTGACAGACTTAGTTTATTATCCCTTAGCCCGCATCTGTGCCATTGCCGCATCCGCTCCAGAAAATCCCCCAAAAGGGATAATTTCCATCCTAACGGCGGGAACTGCCGATATTCCCGTAGCGGAGGAGGCGGCGGTTACTGCTCAATTATGCGGTTTTTCCGTGCAGCGTCTCTGGGATGTGGGAGTAGCGGGAATTCATCGCCTCTTGAATCATCGCCATCTACTGGATGCTGCCGATGTGTTAATTGTTGTTGCGGGAATGGAAGGAGCCTTACCAAGTGTGGTAGCGGGATTAGTCGATCGCCCGGTGATCGCCGTTCCCACCAGTATCGGTTACGGAACCAGTTTCGGTGGTATTGCTCCTTTGTTAACTATGCTCAATTCCTGCGCGGTCGGTATCGGTGTGGTTAATATCGATAATGGTTTTGGGGCTGCCATGTTAGCCGGCCAAATTTTACGCACGGCGGCCAGATTAGCCTAG